In one window of Erythrolamprus reginae isolate rEryReg1 chromosome 1, rEryReg1.hap1, whole genome shotgun sequence DNA:
- the C1H11orf24 gene encoding uncharacterized protein C11orf24 homolog, with the protein MRTGVVFSLLLSLCLSDRGNSILKESGAEIAHIYPLSNEKHCEQACKGSTDADNPYCWSVLYQSHCILLHCPELSACQNTSRQDIKKLMGEFVTRKRREHDALPEINPTGNVNKELDVLNSSESIQKPTEVPLLLISRTITGAPAVNSTNNASLAKQNTSSLRTTTASLVNTSVSQHVSGSTAIINTRNSTIKIQNNFTGSILNNTVSIPSSHPWITPTKGASTTNDIANTTEAKGTQESKLISGVPEKTVSTEALPRSVSTTALTTIATHSSLPTTLQKLHSSSSSAPVNIGNGSQLAVNSSTVAPTLKPSASTAQSTIHTVASTTMAATSAVIIKSPEFTTVAAERIKPTSDKVVSPAFTKAAGIATSQQILSTSQPMKGETSAQPLSVLPSTNPKMLTKPTSTIQSKTQKDTERENSFPQVDVSLLVAVLLFGVLFFVTIVILFAIQAYDSYKKKDYTQVDYLINGMYADSEM; encoded by the exons ATGAGGACCGGGGTTGTGTTTTCCCTGTTGCTTTCTTTATGTTTGTCTGATCGTGGGAATTCCATTTTAAAAGAAAGTGGTGCTGAAATAGCACATATATACCCGCTCAGTAATGAAAAGCATTGTGAACAAGCTTGTAAAGGCTCAACAGATGCAG ATAATCCTTACTGCTGGTCAGTGCTGTATCAGAGCCACTGCATCCTTCTACACTGTCCTGAGCTAAGTGCATGTCAGAATACTAGCAGACAAGATATTAAAAAGCTAATGGGAG aaTTTGTGACTCGTAAAAGAAGAGAACATGATGCACTCCCTGAGATAAACCCTACAGGAAATGTGAATAAAGAGTTAGACGTGCTGAACAGTTCCGAATCAATTCAGAAACCCACAGAAGTGCCTCTTTTATTAATATCAAGGACTATAACGGGAGCTCCTGCAGTCAACTCCACCAACAATGCCAGTTTGGCAAAACAAAATACTTCCAGTTTGAGAACAACCACTGCCAGCCTTGTGAACACTAGCGTCTCTCAACATGTTTCAGGATCAACAGCCATAATCAATACTAGGAATAGCACGATTAAAATCCAGAATAATTTTACTGGTAGCATCCTAAATAACACCGTAAGTATTCCAAGCAGCCACCCTTGGATAACTCCCACAAAAGGAGCAAGCACTACTAATGACATTGCAAATACTACAGAAGCAAAAGGGACACAAGAGAGTAAATTAATATCGGGTGTGCCAGAGAAAACAGTATCAACAGAAGCTCTTCCCAGGAGTGTGTCAACCACTGCTTTGACTACAATAGCAACTCATTCATCGCTTCCCACAACCCTCCAAAAGCTGCATAGTAGTAGCAGTTCTGCACCAGTTAACATTGGAAATGGTTCTCAGTTAGCGGTAAACTCATCTACAGTTGCACCCACCCTCAAACCGTCAGCATCAACAGCCCAAAGCACGATCCACACAGTTGCAAGTACAACCATGGCAGCAACTTCTGCAGTAATAATAAAGTCACCTGAATTCACAACAGTTGCAGCAGAAAGGATAAAGCCTACTTCCGACAAGGTAGTTTCTCCTGCCTTTACTAAAGCCGCTGGCATTGCCACTTCACAGCAGATATTGTCTACCAGTCAACCAATGAAGGGGGAAACCTCTGCACAGCCCTTGTCAGTGCTCCCAAGTACAAATCCAAAAATGTTAACCAAACCAACAAGTACAATACAAAGCAAAACCCAGAAAGATACAGAAAGAGAAAATAGCTTTCCACAAGTCGACGTCAGTTTGCTCGTAGCAGTGCTTCTTTTTGGTGTTCTGTTTTTTGTGACAATTGTCATCTTATTTGCCATACAAGCCTATGACAGCTACAAAAAGAAGGACTACACTCAAGTGGACTATCTAATCAATGGGATGTACGCAGACTCGGAGATGTGA